In the Pirellulales bacterium genome, one interval contains:
- the gatC gene encoding Asp-tRNA(Asn)/Glu-tRNA(Gln) amidotransferase subunit GatC, with translation MSLSREQVEMVSLLARLSLTAAELDRMTAQLASIVTYVEQLGEVDTSAVEPMAHAVELSGVFRADELRPSLPREAALANAPQQDGEFYLVPAVLG, from the coding sequence ATGTCGCTGTCGCGTGAGCAAGTCGAAATGGTTTCGCTGCTGGCCCGGTTGAGCCTCACCGCAGCCGAGCTCGACCGAATGACGGCCCAACTGGCGTCGATCGTCACCTATGTCGAGCAACTCGGCGAGGTCGACACCAGCGCTGTCGAACCGATGGCGCACGCCGTCGAGCTGTCGGGAGTGTTTCGCGCAGACGAGCTGCGGCCGAGTTTGCCGCGCGAAGCGGCGCTGGCCAACGCCCCGCAGCAGGACGGAGAGTTCTATCTCGTACCGGCCGTGTTGGGCTGA